One Nostoc sp. UHCC 0302 DNA window includes the following coding sequences:
- a CDS encoding peptidoglycan DD-metalloendopeptidase family protein yields the protein MKRALKKRVKAVLKNTPSSDDAPVEQLNVINPKVNSRTRTKAAMIGLAISVGATSFLVTRQSDQAQAAVPVGSQKATSTIPTAPGTKVKFATAKLKSPAVSLVSVPENPLIVEPTAVSQVPGLEAKWQVAASGMSVQVPASEAFFQATTNYKNSNYLKPQLAQGLNNTSANTGLQTANNLSETIQKDIVAGGKNASLAAQPQTAAGLDTANSEEVDAQLRAQQEFALNRLQEKSNRLRKSLAELRSGESKNLSQPSIGSAQPTTVVEKTLLAQSETSGDGSKANLISRLKQNRQTSESAQQVASSAITAPKVVASSSATAYEVKPGDTLAAIASQHGTSVAELVQANNLSNPNQLKISQQLVIPTAGVEATASVKSTFVDSSSIVAQVPATPVNTAGINLNLPAASQLPAIADTSSIPVPTSAPVNNQIRANNAVVPKTRPSAVASYGVGGDIPEPAVLPATQPPKKPAQKVARARTERLESLQSEIQRLQAKYRAQQSGNLAVTAATETDTAAVPIPVASPNNFATSNIAARPNNVAIPIAVPTPIAASSYSIQPIKPQLRATRPTNEPVNPEFLPNLGADDQWTPSVNPSGKRIATPPSNLNATDSLGKLRGTTVSPQMSIPPLAAVDQYLPKPIDETTPPPSTSTIAYAWPAEGVLTSGYGKRWGRMHKGIDVANSTGTPVVASANGVIEKAGWNSGGYGNLVDIRHPDGSMTRYGHNSKILVQAGQQVHQGETIALMGSTGRSTGPHTHFEIHPSGKGAVNPIALLSARL from the coding sequence TTGAAACGAGCATTGAAAAAGAGAGTAAAGGCTGTGTTGAAAAATACCCCAAGCAGCGATGATGCCCCGGTAGAACAGTTAAATGTGATTAATCCAAAAGTTAACAGCCGGACGCGGACAAAAGCCGCCATGATTGGCTTGGCAATCTCAGTGGGAGCAACCAGCTTTTTGGTGACTCGACAAAGCGATCAAGCCCAAGCAGCCGTACCTGTGGGCAGCCAAAAAGCTACCTCAACGATTCCAACTGCTCCTGGCACTAAGGTGAAATTTGCCACCGCAAAGCTGAAGTCACCAGCCGTCTCCTTAGTGAGCGTGCCTGAAAATCCTCTCATAGTGGAACCTACAGCAGTTTCACAAGTGCCTGGGCTTGAAGCTAAATGGCAAGTTGCGGCAAGTGGAATGTCTGTGCAAGTTCCAGCATCAGAAGCGTTTTTCCAAGCAACAACAAATTATAAAAATTCCAATTACCTCAAACCTCAGTTGGCACAAGGATTGAACAATACTTCAGCCAATACAGGTTTACAAACAGCAAACAACCTATCTGAGACAATACAAAAAGATATTGTTGCTGGTGGTAAAAATGCATCCCTGGCTGCCCAGCCACAAACAGCGGCAGGATTGGACACAGCCAACAGTGAAGAAGTTGATGCACAACTCAGGGCGCAACAAGAGTTTGCACTCAATCGCTTACAAGAAAAGTCGAACCGTTTAAGAAAAAGTCTGGCGGAGTTGCGGTCTGGGGAGAGCAAAAATTTATCACAACCTAGTATTGGTTCAGCGCAGCCAACGACTGTTGTGGAAAAAACTTTACTAGCACAGTCAGAAACTTCTGGCGATGGCAGCAAAGCCAATTTGATATCGAGATTAAAACAGAACAGACAGACAAGTGAGTCAGCGCAGCAAGTAGCATCATCTGCAATCACTGCACCCAAAGTTGTCGCGTCGTCGTCTGCCACAGCTTATGAAGTTAAACCAGGAGATACACTAGCAGCGATCGCTAGTCAGCATGGTACTTCAGTAGCAGAATTGGTTCAGGCAAATAATCTCAGCAATCCTAACCAACTAAAAATCAGTCAACAACTGGTTATTCCTACTGCTGGCGTTGAGGCAACTGCATCAGTTAAGTCTACTTTTGTAGATTCCAGTAGTATTGTTGCCCAAGTACCCGCTACCCCTGTAAACACAGCTGGTATCAACTTAAATCTACCTGCTGCTTCACAGTTGCCAGCTATTGCTGACACTAGCAGCATTCCTGTTCCAACATCAGCACCTGTAAATAATCAGATTCGGGCAAACAATGCTGTTGTCCCAAAAACACGCCCCAGCGCTGTTGCCTCTTATGGCGTAGGTGGTGATATTCCAGAACCAGCAGTTTTACCTGCAACACAACCACCTAAAAAGCCAGCCCAAAAGGTAGCAAGGGCAAGAACTGAGCGCCTGGAAAGCTTACAGTCAGAAATCCAGAGATTACAGGCGAAGTACCGCGCTCAACAATCTGGAAATTTAGCTGTGACAGCAGCTACTGAAACTGATACAGCTGCTGTGCCAATTCCTGTTGCTAGTCCCAACAATTTCGCAACATCCAACATTGCTGCTCGACCAAATAATGTTGCAATACCGATTGCAGTTCCTACACCAATTGCAGCTAGTAGCTATAGCATCCAACCGATTAAACCCCAATTGCGTGCTACTAGACCTACTAACGAGCCAGTAAATCCAGAGTTCCTGCCTAATCTAGGGGCTGATGATCAGTGGACTCCCTCTGTCAATCCATCTGGCAAAAGGATAGCAACACCCCCCAGCAATTTAAATGCTACTGACTCTTTAGGAAAGCTGCGGGGAACAACTGTTTCTCCTCAGATGTCGATACCACCTTTGGCAGCAGTAGATCAATACCTGCCAAAACCGATTGACGAAACTACACCCCCCCCATCGACTTCAACCATAGCTTACGCTTGGCCAGCCGAAGGAGTTCTGACTTCTGGCTATGGCAAGCGCTGGGGAAGAATGCACAAGGGAATTGACGTTGCTAACTCCACTGGAACGCCAGTTGTAGCCTCGGCTAACGGTGTGATAGAAAAAGCCGGCTGGAACAGCGGTGGCTACGGCAACCTCGTCGATATCCGCCATCCTGATGGCAGCATGACCCGCTATGGCCATAACAGCAAGATTCTGGTGCAAGCTGGTCAGCAGGTGCATCAAGGAGAAACAATTGCTTTAATGGGCAGCACTGGTCGCAGCACTGGCCCACACACCCACTTTGAAATCCATCCTTCAGGCAAGGGCGCAGTTAACCCAATAGCTTTACTATCAGCTCGCCTGTAA
- a CDS encoding tRNA (cytidine(34)-2'-O)-methyltransferase has product MPQVVLVHPQIPPNTGNIARTCAATGTELHLVGPLGFEISDRYLKRAGLDYWPYVKLHYHESLEAFKIVHQERGGRWLGFTVKGSFNYVSFEFQADDWLLFGSETTGLPATVLTATDANLYIPMAQPGVRSLNLSVSVAVGLFEARRQLGCLQ; this is encoded by the coding sequence ATGCCCCAGGTAGTTTTAGTTCACCCGCAAATCCCTCCTAATACAGGCAATATTGCTCGTACCTGTGCCGCAACGGGTACGGAATTGCACTTAGTGGGGCCTTTAGGGTTTGAAATCAGCGATCGCTACCTTAAAAGAGCTGGTTTAGATTACTGGCCGTATGTCAAGCTACACTATCACGAATCGCTAGAAGCCTTTAAAATAGTCCATCAGGAACGTGGAGGCAGATGGTTAGGTTTTACCGTCAAAGGAAGTTTTAACTATGTCAGCTTTGAGTTTCAAGCCGATGATTGGCTGTTGTTTGGCAGTGAAACTACAGGTTTACCAGCAACAGTTCTAACAGCAACTGATGCTAACCTCTACATTCCTATGGCTCAACCTGGAGTTCGAAGTTTGAACCTGTCTGTGAGCGTAGCTGTTGGTTTATTTGAAGCCCGTCGCCAGTTAGGTTGTTTACAATAA
- the gshA gene encoding glutamate--cysteine ligase, producing MVLLKGFEIEMYTGTPQGEIVGLSDKIIAALDGFVREPDSRNVEYITQPSHSYEGLLCALLRPRRELRNYLNHLGNYTLIPGSTLSLGGSDRFMRSDPTNPYHDYIENTYGTKVVTASVHINVGISDPEILMRACRVIRAEAPLFLALSASSPFIDGKATGYHSTRWGVFPQTPTHVPLFASHADHIQWVENQLAAGTMQNVRHLWASVRPNGDRRPYDLNRLELRICDLVTDPIALLAITALLEARLLQIIENPSIDPLTQSTFSPDELISLTADNEVAAATASLDAQLRHWQDGRSILARDWIAQMYDDVWAIAKQQGFGCFLSPLHKILREGNEAQQWLQLYKVGFDSHCVITQAIVATQEREIELEDNLCSSLTA from the coding sequence GTGGTCTTATTAAAAGGCTTTGAAATTGAGATGTACACCGGCACACCTCAGGGTGAAATCGTCGGTCTCTCCGATAAAATTATTGCCGCGTTGGATGGATTTGTGCGGGAGCCAGATAGCCGTAACGTGGAATACATTACTCAACCATCCCATAGTTATGAGGGTTTGTTGTGTGCGTTGTTACGTCCCCGGCGAGAGTTGCGAAACTACCTCAACCACTTGGGTAACTACACGTTGATACCAGGAAGCACCTTGTCTTTAGGTGGTAGCGATCGCTTTATGCGTTCCGATCCAACTAACCCCTATCACGACTACATCGAGAACACCTACGGTACAAAAGTAGTCACCGCCAGCGTTCACATCAACGTAGGCATTAGCGACCCAGAAATATTAATGCGGGCGTGTCGGGTAATCCGCGCAGAAGCACCTTTATTTCTCGCCCTGAGTGCCTCATCTCCCTTCATTGATGGCAAAGCTACAGGCTATCACTCCACCCGTTGGGGTGTGTTCCCGCAAACGCCTACCCATGTACCGTTATTTGCCAGCCACGCCGATCATATTCAATGGGTCGAAAATCAACTCGCCGCTGGCACAATGCAAAACGTACGGCACTTGTGGGCATCAGTACGACCAAATGGCGATCGCCGTCCCTATGACCTAAATCGCTTAGAACTACGAATTTGCGATTTAGTCACAGATCCCATTGCTTTGCTAGCGATTACTGCCTTGCTAGAAGCGCGTTTATTGCAAATCATCGAAAATCCCAGCATTGACCCATTAACCCAAAGTACCTTCTCTCCTGATGAACTTATCAGCCTGACCGCTGACAACGAAGTTGCTGCTGCTACTGCTAGTCTCGATGCTCAGCTAAGGCATTGGCAAGATGGTAGAAGCATCCTAGCTAGAGATTGGATTGCTCAAATGTACGATGATGTGTGGGCGATCGCAAAACAACAAGGCTTTGGCTGTTTCCTTTCTCCTTTGCACAAAATCCTCCGTGAAGGTAATGAAGCCCAACAGTGGTTGCAGCTATATAAAGTCGGTTTTGACAGCCACTGTGTAATTACCCAAGCTATTGTTGCTACCCAAGAACGCGAAATTGAACTTGAAGACAATTTATGTTCGTCTTTGACGGCTTAA
- a CDS encoding translation initiation factor IF-2 N-terminal domain-containing protein: MSNAKIKIYELSQELNLDSNQLLAICKKLNITAKTQRSTILKSEAEQIRAAAKKLVAKAANSFQKSSLNNKTGSEDWGYILGASAIDSLIRNFEGKTALEAYPEFTQRRDRANELMLECFSREPCIFYVRRQGAGKEPGEEILELTIATDCEFKLPTKLEKLGKILGFRASVQQDGYGGLKILSVQLLQSSRGHADGYAVPYHLRLLSHHRHRIGIPTDTLTHLAAMPICGDHVPTEDQLKAWKAFLQVEENIAKARQFCVSYVNYSYGSGTKRISFEIDIKSATLDGSKENYLDVVNFWERVKQAKNDDLKLSETPPTGKNLYNNRPLGTIEKVDAKAGIISIRLERELAEYIISKRYQLPNTGFLFFDAAGDLKQIQRKKEALEQLKQGRTQNPYLGNFLFDASQARGIKKTVQIQPQNLLLSSANHGQKTAVETVLAADDLVLIQGPPGTGKTTVIAEICYQVALRGGRTLITSQANLAVDNALSRLVHNPVIRAVRKGRAERVGEEGQPFLEDQVIGTWLQNTATDCENNLTQRLENVKLFHQLLALLPRFTAYVKLEEDFNQLENEFNKDKVNLEADYKNQETVYQEALVRNSEVESLVTGLENLLNTASNVNWEASEVTNFLPRLQPYTESNSVVKDFLANVRKAIKYTDELGLVRPPRGAFGLAVWLRETVASEISELKTAVSYAQNASAAILEVAESVQIFRDNSIYLNQLQTDYQEFFTKQQILQQTIRSWENRKREIDYIVTAVKEWKSTAYSQVYQILKDCQQSGLPLTENLLNLPLGLLMFANTLKLPILPIVYKISLPEWELLVKAIAYEIDGGFNDRRGKQHNFSYFLQQSFSEIPIVLSKSDRTQWQETYQQFNNYQLLTPKQRKLLVENTQFFLIRMQQNYGKSWEWDNIDSTLTRITQELLDSVLENARKCVLKVKTETEQQLQSVQKQLNELQSNGITQDKISATQSQVEAVKQDSHLKLGRVINILQELYQQKNLPVQFQLLAEQYLAKQSKIWEQPQEFVIQINSWESCINQLESLISSLEPFSILEIIKNYLDEYLSTIKEENKASKQQLDKLKIKLRKLEKQVQPKISESLIIERNWWQTAWQEISAKVKLNISYTDLFNLEFLYSINLQFESWQKQLKTEETYLNRYQNFVQDWIGKLRNPTERDRNDLRRVYLDNANVVGITCVQAANYNFSQEFKSFDVVIIDEVSKCTPPELLIPALKAKKLVMVGDHRQLPPMLDTSTVEEVAQTIGGSREELRFLEESLFKSQFEAADQSIKQMLTTQYRMHPMIMGAINQFYDGNLECGLVEPDTKRAHNLTGEIIQESHHLIWIKTPIENNFLEERNGTSYLNLREVDIIERLCQQFESAWSSRVANGEAKKQIAVITFYGAQLRKIDERLQSELFPSLEIRTGTVDRFQGMERPVVIVSMVRNNSKGDVGFAKKPERVNVAFSRAQELLVIVGCHDLFTQQVGKVGSMYSEVSNIVRRHGGFVDVSRFFC; the protein is encoded by the coding sequence ATGAGCAACGCCAAAATAAAAATATATGAACTATCACAAGAATTAAACTTGGATAGCAATCAGCTATTAGCAATTTGCAAAAAACTCAACATTACAGCCAAAACCCAGAGAAGCACAATCTTAAAATCTGAAGCAGAACAAATTCGCGCAGCCGCAAAGAAATTAGTTGCTAAAGCTGCTAACTCTTTCCAAAAAAGTTCCTTAAATAACAAAACAGGTTCAGAAGATTGGGGCTATATATTAGGAGCTTCAGCAATTGATAGTTTGATTCGCAATTTTGAAGGTAAAACTGCTCTTGAAGCATATCCCGAATTTACCCAGCGGCGCGATCGCGCTAACGAATTAATGCTGGAATGTTTCAGCCGCGAACCTTGCATATTTTATGTACGACGCCAAGGCGCTGGGAAAGAACCAGGAGAAGAAATTTTAGAATTGACAATAGCAACAGATTGTGAATTTAAATTACCTACAAAACTTGAGAAGCTCGGAAAAATATTAGGATTTAGAGCATCTGTACAACAAGATGGATATGGTGGTTTAAAAATACTTTCCGTTCAGTTATTACAATCTTCACGTGGTCATGCCGATGGCTACGCAGTACCTTATCACTTACGTCTCTTATCTCATCACCGACATCGTATTGGCATTCCAACAGACACATTAACACATCTAGCAGCGATGCCAATTTGCGGCGACCATGTACCTACAGAAGACCAGCTAAAAGCGTGGAAAGCGTTTTTGCAGGTTGAAGAAAACATCGCTAAAGCACGTCAGTTTTGTGTGAGTTACGTCAATTACAGCTATGGCTCAGGTACAAAACGGATAAGTTTTGAGATTGATATAAAATCAGCTACCCTAGACGGTTCTAAAGAAAATTATTTAGATGTAGTGAACTTCTGGGAAAGAGTAAAACAGGCAAAAAATGATGACTTGAAGCTTTCTGAAACTCCTCCTACAGGAAAAAACTTATACAACAATCGCCCATTAGGAACTATTGAAAAAGTTGATGCTAAAGCTGGCATTATCAGCATCAGATTAGAACGCGAATTAGCTGAATATATAATATCAAAACGTTATCAATTACCAAATACTGGATTCTTATTTTTCGATGCAGCCGGGGACTTAAAACAAATCCAGCGCAAAAAAGAAGCCTTAGAACAATTAAAGCAAGGACGTACTCAAAATCCTTACTTGGGCAACTTTTTATTTGATGCTTCCCAGGCAAGAGGAATTAAAAAAACTGTTCAAATTCAACCACAAAATTTATTATTATCCTCTGCCAATCATGGACAAAAGACAGCAGTAGAAACTGTGCTAGCGGCTGATGATCTTGTACTCATTCAAGGGCCTCCAGGTACAGGTAAAACTACTGTAATTGCCGAGATTTGCTATCAAGTTGCCCTGCGCGGTGGGCGTACTCTAATTACTTCTCAAGCCAATCTCGCAGTTGATAACGCCCTAAGTCGATTAGTTCATAACCCTGTAATTCGGGCTGTGCGGAAGGGTAGAGCCGAAAGAGTTGGTGAGGAAGGACAGCCATTTTTAGAAGACCAAGTGATTGGCACATGGCTACAAAATACCGCTACTGATTGTGAAAATAATCTTACTCAACGGCTCGAAAATGTAAAACTTTTCCATCAATTACTGGCATTATTACCACGTTTTACAGCATATGTAAAACTTGAAGAAGATTTCAATCAGCTAGAAAATGAATTCAATAAGGACAAAGTAAATTTAGAAGCAGATTATAAAAATCAAGAAACAGTTTATCAGGAAGCTTTAGTACGTAACAGCGAAGTTGAATCTCTAGTTACTGGTTTGGAAAACCTGTTAAATACTGCATCAAATGTTAATTGGGAAGCTTCAGAAGTGACAAACTTTTTGCCACGTCTTCAGCCCTACACAGAAAGTAACAGTGTAGTCAAAGACTTTTTAGCTAATGTTCGCAAAGCTATTAAATATACTGATGAACTCGGCTTGGTTCGCCCGCCTCGTGGTGCATTTGGATTAGCAGTTTGGTTGCGTGAAACTGTAGCGTCTGAAATTTCTGAATTGAAAACAGCAGTTAGTTATGCTCAAAATGCGAGTGCAGCTATCTTAGAAGTGGCAGAGTCGGTGCAGATTTTCCGAGATAATTCTATCTATTTGAATCAGTTACAAACAGATTACCAAGAATTTTTTACCAAGCAGCAAATTTTACAACAAACAATCCGAAGTTGGGAAAATCGCAAACGTGAAATAGATTATATTGTTACAGCAGTTAAAGAATGGAAGTCCACTGCATATTCTCAAGTGTATCAAATATTAAAAGATTGTCAGCAATCAGGTTTACCCCTGACTGAAAACCTTTTGAATTTGCCATTGGGTTTATTGATGTTTGCTAACACGTTAAAATTACCAATTCTACCAATAGTATATAAAATTAGCTTACCAGAGTGGGAACTATTGGTAAAAGCGATCGCTTATGAAATTGATGGAGGTTTTAATGATAGGCGGGGTAAACAGCATAATTTTAGCTATTTTTTACAGCAAAGTTTTAGTGAGATTCCCATAGTACTATCAAAAAGCGATCGCACTCAATGGCAAGAAACTTATCAACAGTTTAATAATTATCAATTACTTACCCCAAAACAACGAAAATTACTAGTTGAGAATACCCAGTTTTTTCTCATTAGAATGCAACAAAATTATGGTAAATCGTGGGAATGGGATAATATAGATTCTACTCTCACCCGAATTACACAAGAACTACTAGATAGTGTTCTTGAAAATGCACGCAAATGCGTTTTAAAAGTCAAAACTGAAACTGAACAACAGCTTCAAAGTGTACAAAAACAACTAAATGAACTTCAGAGTAATGGCATTACCCAGGATAAAATATCTGCTACCCAATCTCAGGTAGAAGCAGTTAAACAAGATTCTCATTTGAAACTTGGGCGAGTTATTAATATTTTACAAGAACTTTACCAGCAAAAAAACTTACCTGTTCAGTTCCAGCTTTTAGCGGAACAATATCTTGCCAAGCAATCAAAAATTTGGGAACAGCCCCAAGAATTCGTCATCCAAATAAATTCTTGGGAAAGTTGTATAAATCAGCTTGAAAGTTTAATTTCATCATTAGAGCCTTTTAGCATACTAGAAATAATAAAAAATTATTTGGATGAATATCTTTCAACTATTAAAGAAGAAAATAAAGCTTCTAAGCAGCAACTTGATAAATTAAAAATTAAACTACGTAAGTTAGAAAAACAAGTACAGCCAAAAATATCAGAAAGTTTAATAATAGAACGTAACTGGTGGCAAACAGCATGGCAAGAAATATCTGCTAAAGTCAAGCTTAATATTTCTTATACTGACTTGTTTAATTTAGAATTTTTATACAGCATCAATCTTCAGTTTGAATCTTGGCAAAAGCAACTCAAAACAGAAGAAACTTATCTGAATCGATATCAAAATTTTGTACAAGATTGGATAGGAAAATTAAGAAATCCAACGGAACGCGATCGCAACGATTTAAGACGTGTTTATCTAGATAATGCCAACGTCGTCGGTATCACCTGTGTTCAGGCTGCAAATTATAATTTTTCCCAAGAGTTCAAATCCTTTGATGTCGTAATTATTGATGAAGTTAGTAAATGTACTCCACCAGAGTTATTAATTCCTGCTTTGAAAGCCAAAAAGTTAGTTATGGTAGGCGACCATCGGCAATTACCACCTATGCTCGATACTAGCACTGTAGAGGAAGTTGCTCAAACAATTGGCGGTTCACGAGAAGAACTACGATTTTTAGAAGAATCACTTTTTAAAAGTCAGTTTGAAGCTGCTGACCAAAGCATCAAACAAATGCTAACTACACAGTATAGAATGCACCCCATGATTATGGGAGCAATCAATCAATTTTATGATGGAAATCTAGAATGTGGTCTTGTAGAACCAGACACAAAACGCGCCCATAATCTAACAGGCGAAATTATCCAAGAATCTCATCATCTTATTTGGATAAAAACACCTATAGAGAATAACTTTTTAGAAGAACGAAACGGAACTTCTTATTTGAATCTTCGAGAAGTTGATATAATTGAACGCTTGTGTCAGCAGTTCGAGAGTGCTTGGTCTTCTAGAGTTGCTAATGGTGAAGCGAAAAAACAAATCGCCGTTATTACATTTTATGGCGCTCAACTGCGAAAAATTGATGAGCGACTGCAATCTGAACTTTTCCCTTCACTAGAAATTCGTACTGGAACAGTAGACAGATTTCAAGGTATGGAAAGACCAGTTGTAATTGTCAGTATGGTTCGTAATAACAGTAAGGGAGATGTGGGATTTGCCAAGAAACCAGAACGGGTAAATGTGGCTTTTTCTCGCGCTCAAGAACTACTAGTAATTGTAGGTTGTCACGATTTATTTACCCAACAAGTCGGTAAAGTCGGAAGTATGTATTCTGAAGTTTCAAATATTGTACGTCGTCATGGAGGTTTTGTAGATGTTTCTCGCTTCTTCTGCTAA